A section of the Amycolatopsis sp. AA4 genome encodes:
- a CDS encoding OmpA family protein: MIPVAVVVTALLAGLATWLQGSGIQDDLAARARSALDAAGLRGGEVKFSGRQATLEGFPAEEAGRALGIVQGVDGVESAQASGGAGPAQPAPSPSPEPSTAPPASPPPSSSAPPPAPPTDRDGIQAELDRRLAAAPITFEPDTAQLTDQGEQAARDLAPLLRDAPDNFRYRLVGRVADGPGGRSAALKLSRNRALTVIRLLIREDVPPDRLLAVASAGGSGTGADDNGGDSDRRVEITVEQR, from the coding sequence TTGATCCCCGTCGCAGTGGTGGTCACGGCCCTGCTCGCGGGCCTGGCGACGTGGCTGCAGGGCAGCGGAATCCAGGACGACCTCGCCGCGCGAGCACGCTCCGCCCTCGACGCGGCGGGCCTGCGCGGCGGCGAGGTGAAGTTCTCCGGACGGCAGGCGACCCTCGAAGGGTTCCCGGCCGAGGAAGCCGGTCGCGCGCTCGGCATCGTGCAGGGCGTCGACGGGGTCGAATCCGCGCAAGCCTCCGGCGGCGCCGGGCCGGCGCAGCCCGCGCCGTCGCCCTCGCCCGAACCGTCGACGGCGCCGCCGGCCAGCCCGCCGCCGAGTTCGTCCGCCCCGCCGCCCGCGCCGCCGACCGACCGCGACGGGATCCAGGCCGAACTGGACCGCAGGCTCGCGGCCGCGCCGATCACCTTCGAACCGGACACCGCACAGCTCACCGATCAAGGCGAGCAGGCCGCGCGCGATCTCGCGCCGCTGCTGCGGGACGCCCCGGACAACTTCCGCTACCGCCTCGTCGGCCGGGTCGCCGACGGTCCGGGCGGACGCAGCGCCGCGCTGAAGCTTTCCCGCAACCGGGCGCTGACCGTGATCCGGTTGCTGATCCGCGAGGACGTGCCGCCCGACCGTTTGCTGGCGGTGGCCAGCGCGGGCGGTTCGGGCACCGGCGCGGACGACAACGGGGGCGACAGCGACCGGCGGGTCGAGATCACAGTGGAACAGAGGTGA
- a CDS encoding MFS transporter, whose protein sequence is MRADIRWGTPAARGVLWTTILGSGMAMLDGTIVNVALPRIGEELGASVAGLQWILDGYLLALAALILVAGSLGDRYGRRRVYLIGVVWFGLASGLCAAAPSTELLVLFRVLQGIGGALLTPGSLAILQSSFSHEDRARAIGSWSGLGGIAAAVGPLLGGLLVQAWSWRLAFLINLPLAVVVVLMARRFVPESRDTSATGHPDYAAAVVGALGLAGVTGALVEAPVRGIGDPVVVLALAVGVIGLGLFLWLQHRAAEPLVPPSLFRDRTFTLSNALTFVVYAALGGVMMLLVLQLQVSLGYSPTLAGLAGLPITVIMLLLSGRSGALAQRIGPRLQLVVGPIVVGVGMLLLTRVGPGSSYLGSVLPAVVVFGLGLATVVAPVTATVLAAAPDRYAGVASGVNNAIARSGGLLAVAVLPAAAGLTGSAYRDPTALTAGWQTALVICAVLAIVGGLIALGIHNGVLGAAEADDSPHPGDCLHCGVEGPPTHVHPGGHR, encoded by the coding sequence GTGCGCGCCGACATCCGCTGGGGCACGCCCGCGGCTCGCGGCGTGCTCTGGACGACCATCCTCGGTTCGGGGATGGCGATGCTCGACGGCACGATCGTGAACGTCGCGCTGCCCCGGATCGGCGAGGAGCTGGGCGCGTCGGTCGCGGGTCTGCAGTGGATTCTCGACGGCTACCTGCTGGCGCTGGCCGCGCTGATCCTGGTCGCCGGGTCGCTCGGCGACCGCTACGGCAGGCGGCGGGTGTACCTGATCGGCGTCGTGTGGTTCGGGCTCGCGTCCGGGCTGTGCGCGGCGGCGCCGTCGACCGAACTGCTCGTGCTGTTCCGCGTGCTGCAGGGCATCGGAGGGGCGTTGCTGACGCCGGGGTCGCTGGCGATCCTGCAGTCGTCGTTCTCGCACGAGGACCGGGCCCGGGCGATCGGCTCGTGGTCCGGGCTCGGCGGCATCGCCGCGGCGGTCGGGCCGCTGCTCGGCGGACTGCTGGTGCAGGCGTGGTCGTGGCGGCTGGCGTTCTTGATCAACCTGCCGCTCGCGGTGGTCGTCGTGCTGATGGCGCGGCGGTTCGTGCCCGAATCGCGCGATACGTCGGCGACCGGGCACCCGGATTACGCCGCCGCGGTGGTCGGCGCGCTCGGGCTCGCCGGGGTGACCGGAGCGCTGGTCGAGGCGCCAGTGCGCGGGATTGGTGACCCGGTCGTGGTGCTCGCCTTGGCGGTCGGCGTCATCGGGCTTGGGTTGTTTCTCTGGCTCCAGCACCGGGCCGCCGAACCGCTGGTGCCGCCTTCGCTGTTCCGCGACCGGACGTTCACGCTGTCGAACGCGCTGACGTTCGTGGTCTACGCGGCGCTCGGCGGCGTGATGATGCTGCTGGTTCTGCAGCTTCAAGTGTCGCTGGGTTATTCGCCGACGCTGGCCGGGCTGGCCGGATTGCCGATCACGGTGATCATGTTGCTGCTCTCCGGTCGATCAGGCGCGCTCGCGCAGCGGATCGGGCCGCGGCTGCAGCTGGTGGTCGGGCCGATCGTGGTCGGCGTCGGAATGTTGTTGCTGACGCGGGTCGGACCGGGGTCGTCGTACCTCGGGTCGGTGCTGCCCGCCGTGGTGGTCTTCGGGCTGGGACTGGCCACTGTGGTCGCTCCGGTAACCGCGACGGTGCTGGCCGCCGCGCCGGACCGGTACGCCGGGGTCGCGTCCGGGGTCAACAATGCGATCGCCCGATCGGGTGGACTTCTGGCGGTGGCGGTGCTGCCTGCCGCGGCGGGTCTGACGGGTTCGGCTTACCGCGATCCGACCGCGTTGACGGCGGGATGGCAGACCGCGCTGGTGATCTGCGCGGTGCTGGCGATTGTCGGCGGGCTGATCGCGTTAGGAATTCACAACGGGGTGCTGGGCGCCGCCGAGGCGGACGATTCGCCGCATCCCGGGGATTGCCTGCACTGCGGGGTGGAAGGGCCGCCGACGCACGTCCATCCGGGTGGGCATCGCTGA
- a CDS encoding N-acetylglucosamine kinase gives MSLVVGVDAGGTSTRAIALDAAGVVRGTGAATGANPNSHPPAEAAARIAGAIESAVDGRTDVLGVVVGMAGESKLSDPAVAAEFAAAWERIGLGGRVRTTGDAEVAYASATAEPDGTVLVAGTGSIAGRIRGRRMVATAGGHGWLLGDEGSGFWLGREAVRATLAALEGDGPLDGLAEAVLAEAFGPSAVDRSDRFAVMWSLVTHANAEPPVRLARYAPLVSAAAAAGEPVAEEIVARGARHLVRVARATREPGEKTPIVLVGSVLAENSPVGARVRAEFADLDVLTSSDGVLGAAWLAAVGAWGEDTPRPSRRVNATKT, from the coding sequence GTGAGCCTCGTAGTAGGCGTGGACGCCGGCGGCACGTCGACGCGAGCGATCGCGCTCGACGCCGCCGGCGTCGTCCGCGGCACCGGGGCGGCGACGGGCGCGAACCCGAACTCGCATCCGCCCGCGGAGGCGGCGGCCCGGATCGCCGGGGCCATCGAGTCCGCAGTGGACGGACGCACCGACGTGCTCGGCGTCGTGGTCGGCATGGCGGGCGAGAGCAAGCTGTCCGACCCGGCGGTCGCCGCGGAGTTCGCCGCGGCGTGGGAGCGGATCGGGCTCGGCGGCCGGGTCCGCACGACCGGCGACGCAGAAGTGGCCTACGCGTCCGCGACGGCCGAACCGGACGGCACCGTGCTCGTCGCGGGCACCGGCTCGATCGCCGGGCGCATCCGCGGCCGCCGGATGGTCGCCACCGCGGGCGGCCACGGCTGGCTGCTCGGCGACGAAGGCTCCGGTTTCTGGCTCGGCCGCGAAGCCGTGCGCGCGACTCTCGCCGCGCTCGAAGGCGACGGTCCGCTCGACGGATTGGCCGAGGCAGTCCTCGCCGAAGCGTTCGGACCGTCCGCAGTGGACCGGTCCGACCGCTTCGCGGTCATGTGGTCGCTGGTGACCCATGCCAATGCGGAACCGCCGGTCCGGCTCGCCCGGTACGCGCCGCTGGTGAGTGCCGCCGCGGCCGCCGGAGAGCCGGTCGCGGAGGAAATCGTCGCGCGGGGCGCCCGGCATCTCGTGCGCGTCGCTCGCGCCACGCGCGAGCCGGGAGAAAAAACTCCAATCGTGCTCGTCGGCAGCGTGCTGGCCGAAAACAGCCCGGTCGGGGCTCGCGTGCGGGCCGAATTCGCCGATCTCGACGTTCTGACCAGCTCTGATGGCGTGCTCGGCGCGGCGTGGCTCGCGGCGGTGGGAGCGTGGGGCGAGGACACCCCGCGACCATCCCGACGGGTGAATGCCACCAAAACTTGA
- a CDS encoding SIS domain-containing protein produces the protein MTQLRPGEHMAAEISEQPSVLAGLVERRSGIAEVAEKISQNPPRFALLAARGSSDHGALYAKYLIEVLLGLPAGLVSPSTATLYGARPDLRDVLFITVSQSGGSPDLIEVTEAARRQGALTVSVTNTPDSPLRAASELGVDIGAGVEKAVAATKTYSATLMALYLFIDAIRGGKGEDAEKIGELAQQTLDGAVEGVQRAVDRYRFVDRVLTTGRGYSYASALEASLKLAETSYLAARAYSGADLLHGPVAAVDGETAVLAATSLGRGGEAMREVLEAVGERGADVLAVGSAANDVPAALRIPVAPTVEELAPVLEILPIQRIALGLSLARGGNPDNPRGLLKVTKTR, from the coding sequence ATGACCCAACTACGTCCCGGCGAGCACATGGCCGCGGAAATCTCGGAGCAGCCCAGCGTTCTCGCCGGGCTGGTCGAGCGGCGGTCCGGCATCGCGGAAGTGGCGGAAAAGATTTCACAGAACCCGCCGCGGTTCGCCCTGCTCGCCGCTCGCGGTTCGAGCGACCACGGCGCGCTGTACGCGAAATACCTGATCGAGGTACTCCTGGGCCTCCCGGCCGGGCTCGTGTCGCCGTCCACCGCGACGCTTTACGGCGCTCGGCCGGACCTGCGCGACGTGCTCTTCATCACCGTCAGCCAGAGCGGCGGTTCGCCCGACCTGATCGAGGTCACCGAGGCCGCCCGGCGGCAGGGCGCGCTGACCGTGTCGGTCACCAACACCCCGGACTCGCCGCTGCGCGCGGCTTCGGAGCTGGGCGTGGACATCGGCGCCGGGGTCGAGAAGGCGGTCGCGGCGACCAAGACGTACTCCGCGACGCTGATGGCGCTGTACCTCTTCATCGACGCGATCCGCGGCGGCAAGGGAGAGGACGCCGAGAAGATCGGCGAACTGGCCCAGCAGACGCTCGACGGAGCCGTCGAAGGCGTGCAGCGCGCGGTAGACCGTTATCGCTTTGTCGACCGCGTGCTCACCACCGGCCGCGGCTACTCCTACGCCAGCGCGCTCGAAGCGTCGTTGAAGCTGGCCGAGACGAGCTACCTCGCGGCCCGCGCGTACAGCGGCGCGGACCTGCTGCACGGTCCGGTCGCGGCGGTCGACGGCGAGACCGCCGTGCTCGCCGCCACCAGCCTCGGTCGCGGCGGCGAGGCCATGCGCGAGGTGCTCGAAGCGGTCGGCGAGCGCGGCGCGGACGTGCTCGCGGTCGGCTCGGCGGCGAACGACGTGCCCGCCGCCCTGCGCATCCCGGTCGCCCCGACCGTCGAGGAATTGGCTCCAGTGCTGGAAATCCTGCCGATCCAGCGGATCGCGCTCGGGCTGTCGCTCGCGCGCGGCGGCAACCCGGACAACCCGCGCGGTCTGCTGAAGGTGACCAAGACCCGGTGA
- a CDS encoding MarR family winged helix-turn-helix transcriptional regulator: MKDERLFELADLILAVARHINAAKEANAESGTPLEGAVMRFVDRHPGTTVNAAAEATQMISSNVSRAVRGLENKGLLRREADPDDARRVRLYPTPKAAENLQKLRDTWSSLLDGTFTDTGELDTVIKTLQGIETRLVARSRR; encoded by the coding sequence ATGAAAGACGAACGGCTCTTCGAGCTGGCCGACCTGATCCTCGCGGTGGCCCGGCACATCAACGCCGCCAAGGAAGCCAACGCCGAGTCGGGGACGCCGCTGGAAGGAGCGGTGATGCGGTTCGTCGACCGCCACCCGGGAACCACGGTCAACGCCGCGGCCGAGGCGACGCAGATGATCTCCAGCAACGTCAGCAGAGCCGTCCGCGGGCTGGAGAACAAGGGCCTGCTGCGCCGGGAAGCCGACCCGGACGACGCCCGACGGGTGCGTCTCTACCCCACGCCGAAAGCCGCGGAGAACCTGCAGAAGTTGCGCGACACCTGGTCCAGCTTGCTCGACGGGACCTTCACGGACACCGGAGAGCTCGACACCGTGATCAAGACGCTGCAAGGCATCGAGACCCGGCTAGTCGCCCGATCCCGCCGCTGA
- a CDS encoding GntR family transcriptional regulator, whose product MLETPPASEAGTAARGQREPKYWALKQHLLDLLDALPPGSPIPTERALAGEFTVSRTTVRQALADLTAEGRLHRVQGKGTFAAEPKLAQRLQLSSYTEDMRKQGLKPSSQLLELEELPVEGEMTKLLQLRNGAKILRLRRLRLADGQPMALETTHLPLGRFRGLRKHITAGGSLYAVLREHYGVELERAEETIETSLAGPQEAEILGADVGMPVMMLTRHSFATDGKPVEFARAVYRGDRYKFVTTLLP is encoded by the coding sequence ATGCTGGAGACACCCCCCGCGAGCGAGGCGGGGACTGCTGCGCGAGGGCAGCGCGAACCCAAGTACTGGGCGCTGAAGCAGCATCTGCTGGACCTGCTCGACGCACTGCCGCCGGGATCGCCGATCCCGACCGAGCGGGCGCTGGCGGGCGAGTTCACCGTTTCGCGCACCACCGTGCGCCAGGCGCTGGCGGATCTCACCGCCGAGGGAAGACTGCACCGCGTCCAGGGCAAGGGCACGTTCGCCGCCGAGCCGAAGCTCGCGCAGCGGCTGCAGCTGTCCTCTTATACCGAGGACATGCGCAAGCAGGGCCTGAAGCCGTCGTCCCAGCTGCTGGAGCTCGAGGAGCTGCCGGTCGAGGGCGAGATGACGAAGCTGCTGCAGCTGCGCAACGGCGCGAAGATCCTGCGGCTGCGCCGGCTCCGGCTCGCCGACGGCCAGCCGATGGCGCTCGAGACCACGCACCTGCCGCTCGGCCGGTTCCGCGGGCTGCGCAAGCACATCACCGCGGGCGGTTCGCTGTACGCGGTGCTGCGCGAGCATTACGGCGTCGAGCTGGAGCGCGCGGAGGAGACCATCGAGACGTCGCTCGCCGGGCCGCAGGAAGCGGAGATCCTCGGCGCGGACGTCGGCATGCCGGTGATGATGCTGACCCGGCATTCGTTCGCCACCGACGGCAAACCGGTCGAGTTCGCCCGCGCGGTCTATCGCGGCGACCGGTACAAGTTCGTCACCACGCTGCTTCCCTGA
- a CDS encoding DUF3159 domain-containing protein, with product MTDETAKGPARESLTQILGGRRGAIDASIPPAAFVVGWLVSGQSIAWGAGVAIGVAVLLGAYRLLRGDKARAVVVSLAAVVIAALIAMHTGRAEDFFLLQLFSNAASALLFAASIAVRWPLLGVIVGLLLGQKTRWRRDPALLRAYSWASGVWVLQYLLRVVVYGLLWWTGQVVALGVARTVLSWPLVAATVAVSGWVLYRSLPAEHPGLRLAKDPGAGESETGPGS from the coding sequence GTGACAGACGAGACTGCGAAGGGGCCGGCGCGGGAGTCGCTCACGCAGATCCTCGGCGGGCGGCGAGGAGCGATCGACGCCAGCATCCCGCCCGCCGCGTTCGTCGTCGGCTGGCTCGTTTCCGGCCAGTCGATCGCCTGGGGAGCGGGCGTCGCGATCGGCGTCGCCGTGCTGCTGGGCGCGTACCGGCTGCTGCGCGGGGACAAGGCGCGCGCGGTGGTGGTGAGCCTCGCCGCGGTGGTGATCGCCGCGCTGATCGCGATGCACACCGGCCGTGCCGAGGACTTCTTCCTGCTGCAGCTGTTCTCGAACGCGGCGAGCGCGCTGCTGTTCGCGGCGAGCATCGCGGTCCGCTGGCCGTTGCTCGGCGTGATCGTGGGCTTGCTGCTCGGGCAGAAGACCCGCTGGCGGCGCGATCCGGCCCTGCTGCGCGCGTACTCGTGGGCGAGCGGCGTGTGGGTGCTGCAGTACCTGCTGCGAGTGGTCGTGTACGGACTGTTGTGGTGGACCGGGCAGGTGGTGGCGCTCGGAGTGGCGCGCACCGTGCTCTCGTGGCCGCTGGTGGCCGCGACCGTCGCGGTCAGCGGCTGGGTCCTCTACCGGAGCCTTCCAGCAGAACACCCGGGCCTTCGCCTGGCGAAAGACCCGGGTGCGGGCGAGTCCGAAACCGGACCCGGAAGTTAA
- a CDS encoding SDR family NAD(P)-dependent oxidoreductase yields the protein MQALIIGASRGLGYALAAEFLGRGWQVTATERTPSPLHELAGLTVETVDIAAPDQVAALRERLAGSTFDLLFVNAGTNYTTDPAATLADVSTEDFTRVMVTNALSPMRAVETLQDLVAPTGTIGVMSSGQGSIADNTNGGFEVYRASKSALNQLMRSYAARHADDPRTLLLMAPGWVKTDLGGPGARLTIDESIPGVADTIEAWAGKGGLHYLDRAGQTVNW from the coding sequence ATGCAGGCATTGATCATCGGGGCCTCGCGCGGGCTGGGCTACGCGCTGGCCGCCGAGTTCCTCGGCCGGGGCTGGCAGGTCACCGCGACCGAGCGCACGCCGTCGCCGCTGCACGAGCTGGCCGGGCTGACGGTGGAGACCGTCGACATCGCGGCGCCCGACCAGGTCGCGGCGCTGCGCGAACGGCTGGCCGGGTCGACGTTCGACCTGCTCTTCGTCAACGCCGGGACCAACTACACGACCGACCCCGCGGCGACCTTGGCCGACGTGTCCACCGAGGACTTCACTCGCGTCATGGTGACCAACGCGCTCAGCCCGATGCGCGCCGTCGAGACTCTGCAGGACCTGGTTGCGCCGACGGGCACCATCGGCGTGATGTCGTCCGGCCAGGGCAGCATCGCCGACAACACGAACGGCGGCTTCGAGGTCTACCGGGCGAGCAAGTCCGCGCTGAACCAGCTCATGCGCAGCTACGCCGCCCGGCACGCCGACGACCCGCGGACCCTGTTGCTCATGGCTCCGGGCTGGGTGAAAACGGACCTGGGCGGCCCGGGTGCGCGGCTGACGATCGACGAGAGCATCCCCGGCGTCGCCGACACGATCGAGGCGTGGGCGGGCAAGGGCGGGCTGCACTATCTGGACCGGGCGGGGCAGACCGTCAACTGGTGA
- the thiE gene encoding thiamine phosphate synthase: MPALTGDQIRTRLADARLYLCTDARTSRGDLAEFADAALAGGVDIVQLRDKTGGAPLEAKQEIAALEVLAEACARHGALLSVNDRADVALAVGADVLHLGQDDIPVSLARRVLGDDVVIGRSTHSEQQATAAATETGVNYFCTGPCWPTPTKPGRYAPGLDLVRATAASGTDRPWFAIGGIDETRLPEVLAAGATRIVVVRAITEAEDPKAAAQTLKAQLR; the protein is encoded by the coding sequence ATGCCTGCCTTGACCGGAGACCAAATTCGCACCCGGCTAGCCGACGCGCGCCTGTACCTGTGCACCGACGCCCGCACCTCGCGAGGCGACCTAGCCGAGTTCGCCGACGCGGCCTTGGCGGGCGGCGTCGACATCGTGCAGCTGCGGGACAAGACCGGCGGCGCCCCGCTGGAGGCCAAGCAGGAAATCGCGGCACTAGAGGTCCTGGCAGAGGCCTGCGCCCGTCACGGAGCGCTGCTCTCGGTAAACGACCGAGCAGACGTAGCCCTGGCTGTCGGCGCCGACGTCCTGCACCTGGGCCAAGACGACATCCCGGTCTCCCTGGCCCGCCGAGTCCTTGGCGACGACGTAGTGATCGGCCGATCCACCCATTCGGAGCAGCAAGCCACCGCAGCCGCCACCGAGACGGGAGTGAACTACTTCTGCACCGGCCCGTGCTGGCCCACCCCCACCAAACCGGGCCGCTACGCCCCCGGCCTGGACCTGGTCCGCGCCACCGCCGCAAGCGGAACCGACCGCCCCTGGTTCGCCATCGGCGGCATCGACGAAACCCGCCTGCCCGAAGTACTGGCCGCAGGCGCCACCCGCATCGTCGTAGTCCGGGCAATCACCGAAGCAGAAGACCCCAAAGCAGCCGCACAAACCTTGAAGGCCCAGCTTCGGTAA
- a CDS encoding threonine/serine dehydratase, with protein MHLVTISDIETAAGRLKGTAVHTPLLRQLWVPGEFWVKPESLQPIGAFKIRGAYNAIAALSDAERERGVVAYSSGNHAQAVAYAAREFRIPAVIVVPDVTPRLKVEATLRWGAEVREVPIAERESAALALAEERGLTLIPPFDHPDIIAGQGTVGLEIAEDLPDVETVLVPISGGGFASGVGTAIKAKCPNAKVYGVEPELAADTAASLAAGEIVDWPITDRARTIADGLRAQPSELTFAHLRRVLDGVITVTEDEIRDTVRALARQGRLVTEPSGATAPAAYLHHADELPGGRTVAIVSGGNIDPAMLAELLA; from the coding sequence ATGCACCTCGTGACGATCTCCGACATCGAAACCGCGGCCGGACGGCTGAAGGGCACCGCGGTGCACACCCCGCTGCTGCGCCAGCTCTGGGTTCCCGGCGAATTCTGGGTGAAACCCGAGAGCCTGCAACCGATCGGCGCGTTCAAGATCCGCGGCGCGTACAACGCGATCGCCGCGCTGTCCGACGCCGAACGGGAACGCGGCGTGGTCGCGTATTCGAGCGGCAACCACGCGCAAGCGGTCGCCTACGCCGCGCGCGAATTCAGGATCCCGGCGGTGATCGTGGTGCCGGACGTCACGCCGCGGCTGAAGGTCGAGGCCACCCTTCGCTGGGGCGCGGAAGTCCGCGAAGTGCCGATCGCGGAACGGGAATCGGCGGCGCTCGCCCTCGCCGAGGAACGCGGTCTCACGCTGATCCCGCCGTTCGACCACCCGGACATCATCGCCGGACAGGGCACCGTCGGCCTGGAGATCGCCGAGGACCTGCCGGACGTCGAGACCGTGCTGGTCCCGATCAGCGGCGGCGGCTTCGCCTCCGGGGTCGGCACCGCGATCAAGGCGAAATGCCCGAACGCGAAGGTCTACGGCGTCGAACCGGAACTGGCCGCCGACACCGCCGCCAGCCTCGCCGCGGGCGAAATCGTGGACTGGCCCATCACCGACCGCGCCCGCACCATCGCGGACGGCCTGCGCGCGCAACCGTCCGAGCTGACGTTCGCCCACCTGCGGCGCGTCCTGGACGGCGTCATCACCGTGACCGAGGACGAAATCCGCGACACCGTCCGGGCACTGGCCCGGCAAGGCCGCCTGGTCACGGAACCCAGCGGCGCCACCGCTCCGGCCGCCTACCTGCACCACGCCGACGAACTTCCGGGCGGACGCACCGTCGCGATCGTCTCCGGCGGCAACATCGACCCGGCGATGCTGGCCGAACTGCTCGCCTAA
- a CDS encoding LapA family protein, whose product MLWLFGQIWLWLLVSFLLGAAVMWLFTRAARPKAEAEAQPYRPAAVPAEAPAEETRHIPPANPYEDYEDYEEPAYPHYEDQPERVYNDYPEVDPDEPYHGQHATHDSAGHPLPDPEPRLSGELSWPEDDRRSPHWPHDDEPAPRRPGRSG is encoded by the coding sequence ATGCTCTGGCTCTTCGGGCAGATCTGGCTGTGGCTGCTCGTCTCGTTCCTGCTCGGGGCGGCGGTCATGTGGCTGTTCACGCGGGCCGCCCGGCCGAAGGCCGAAGCGGAGGCGCAGCCGTACCGGCCCGCGGCCGTTCCCGCCGAGGCCCCGGCCGAGGAGACCCGGCACATCCCGCCGGCGAACCCGTACGAGGACTACGAGGACTACGAGGAACCGGCGTACCCGCACTACGAGGACCAGCCGGAGCGCGTCTACAACGACTATCCGGAAGTCGACCCGGACGAGCCGTACCACGGGCAGCACGCGACGCACGATTCCGCCGGGCATCCGCTGCCCGATCCCGAGCCGCGGCTGTCCGGCGAACTGAGCTGGCCCGAGGACGACCGGCGGAGTCCGCACTGGCCGCACGACGACGAACCCGCGCCCCGGCGACCTGGACGCAGTGGCTGA
- a CDS encoding SGNH/GDSL hydrolase family protein: MYGINSYVAIGDSFTEGLNDHRGDGTFRGWADRLAEMLAGDEPGFQYANLSLRGKMLDEIMDEQLPIALELKPDLVTLCAGGNDVIVPGADVDAIAERFEAGVAKLRAAGIPVVIFNGPDTKTLSVMSVLRGKVAIYNTHLWAIAARHGAKMVDLWTMEPLHDRRAWSDDRLHFTPDAHRRIALLTAEVLGVPVTEDWREPYPPSTEPATWITSRRSDLAWTKVHLLPWIRRQLRGESMGDGLSPKRPELAPLVPLVPDDPASISIDVRGNATAS, encoded by the coding sequence GTGTACGGGATCAACAGCTACGTAGCCATCGGGGACAGCTTCACCGAGGGCCTCAACGACCATCGGGGCGACGGGACGTTCCGGGGCTGGGCCGACCGGCTCGCCGAGATGCTGGCGGGCGACGAGCCCGGCTTCCAGTACGCGAACCTGTCGCTGCGCGGCAAGATGCTCGACGAGATCATGGACGAGCAGCTCCCGATCGCGCTCGAGCTGAAGCCCGACCTGGTCACCCTGTGCGCGGGCGGCAACGACGTGATCGTGCCGGGGGCGGACGTCGACGCCATCGCGGAGCGCTTCGAAGCGGGGGTGGCGAAGCTGCGCGCGGCCGGGATCCCGGTGGTGATCTTCAACGGGCCGGACACCAAGACGCTGTCGGTGATGAGCGTGCTGCGCGGCAAGGTCGCGATCTACAACACGCACCTGTGGGCGATCGCGGCCCGGCACGGCGCGAAGATGGTCGACCTGTGGACGATGGAGCCGCTGCACGACCGTCGCGCGTGGAGCGACGACCGGCTGCACTTCACCCCGGACGCGCACCGCCGGATCGCGCTGCTCACCGCCGAGGTCCTCGGCGTCCCGGTCACCGAGGACTGGCGCGAGCCGTACCCGCCGAGCACCGAGCCGGCCACCTGGATCACGTCGCGGCGGTCGGACCTGGCGTGGACCAAGGTGCACCTGCTGCCGTGGATCCGCCGCCAGCTGCGCGGCGAGTCCATGGGCGACGGGCTGTCGCCGAAGCGCCCGGAACTGGCTCCGCTCGTGCCGCTCGTGCCGGACGACCCGGCGAGCATCAGCATCGACGTGCGGGGCAACGCGACCGCCTCCTGA